The sequence aatGATACATCAACCACTTTGTTTTAAACCAATTTGCTTTTTTGTGACAGATTTTACCGCAGACTATCATTAAAGTGGTTATACCCACAGAAAggtaacattttcatttttctgatgtaaattaattaataatcctaaagtataaaaaaagatttacaaATTATCAGAAGATGGTCCCTAAGTTATCGATGTCAGCCTGTTGAAGCAAagtgaaaaactaaaaataaaaagcataaaattataaactaaaaatgtatatattatattaatactttaaacaattttttttagaaatttgttAATGCTCATACATCACATGATTGAATTTGTAATACGAGAAGGACCATTATTTGAAGCTATGATAATGAATAAAGAGTTGAATAATCCAATGTTTCAGTGAGTAtcataattagattttttacattatgaagattattttatacactactACATGATACTCCTTGATGTTATTGTTATCAGATTTTTGTTTGACAATTGTTCGCCAACTCATATATACTATAGATGGAAGCTATTTTCTATGTTACAAGGTGATTCTACTAAAGAGTGGCGCATTGATGAATTCCGTATGTTTAAGAATGGATCAATTTGGAGACCACCACCAATGAATCCATATACTGTTGGTATGCCAGAAGAACTTGTTCCAGAAGAAGATTTAGTTACAAGGACTAAAGGAACTTTAAGCGTATCTCAAAGAGAGCGATTTGAAGAACTTATAAGAAATATGACTCCTGAGCGGTTAAAAGTAGCTGAAGTCATGGTATTTTGTGTAGAACATAGTGATGCAGTAGAAGAAATTTGTGATTGCATTCAAGAATCATTATCTAATGCTACAACCGCATTAcataaaaaagtgaaaatataaaataatcaaactataatattaaaatattattaaaaatatttaaattaatacatatatatatattataatttagattgcACGGCTTTATTTGATATCAGATGTTCTACATAATTGCAGTTTAAAGGTTATAAATGCAACACAATTCAGAAGAgggtatagttttttttcttagtaaatattttaaagtatttaaattgcatTCATACTTTTACAATAGGTTTGAAACAAGATTAATTCCAATAATGGAAGAAGCTCTTAAGACTTATAAGAGTTTAGATTCTCAAAGTCAAGCTGATGGTTTTAAACACCGTATTATGCAAATTTTCCGTGCTTGGGAAGACTGGGATATTTATCCAAAAGAATTTTTGTTCAGATGTCAAAATACTTTTCTTGGGTTATCAATAAATGAGGTAAATTTTTGTATAAGATGTAAGTTGTGACCATAGTTTactatttcaaatttctagatacctcaagaaataattaattctcGTGAAgaactacaatataatacaaaatcaaaatctATCGATGATTCTGAAAACATTGATGGAGCACCTTTATCTGATACTGAAAATCTAGATAATGAGGATTTAGATGGTATACCTTTAGATGGTGCTACATTGTTGAAACATGCATATGATGATACTTCTCCTGGTGATACAGATATTGATGGCATACCATGtaagttatttattagattgaatataaatgtattttatttttaaaagacaaaattataaatacttatgttttttgtattgtatatactatacagaaaaagaacattattatattttaaaacatattgtataaaaattatctatgtTGTATAGTATTGGATGATGATATTGGAGGTGCGCCATTAGCAGGAGACTCAATAGGAAAAAATATCAAAGCAGCTGCATTTGTTCCATCTAGATGGGAAACTGTAGATCCTCATGAAGCTGAAGAACAAGCAATGACTACTAGCAAATGGGAAATGTTAgaaagagaaaataaaaattataatagtgaatCCATCGATCAAGATTCCCCAGACGATGACTTTAATGAAACAAGGTATTTTAAAAGCATTAGTGATATTGATTGTTATAATCATAGGTTCATAAACTGTACTCTTAGCTACATAATATGGATTATATATTTGATGGTTcgcaaacattataatttaaacatgaactttttataaaaaaaaaaatgaatttaattacaataataatagtaaatagatatgcattttatatgtaaatacagtAGGGTCTCGATAATCCAAACACAGGCTAATCTGAAAGACGCAGTAATTCGAAAGGCTTCGATTATACATCCCCACCGTTccattattgtatttatgtagataaataaaataataatcataacgatTATTACAACTGCATATCACACATGTGCTTTGTCGGATTCCATAGGTTGATAATGTTTATTAGTCGGGGGTCATACTGTTTAGTGATTTCATTTTTGTCgaaaaaaatacatgaaaatGGCCCAATATAAGCAATGGTCATAGGTAATTCGGACAACCCTTTCCCTAATTTCGTTCGGGTTATCGAGACTCTATTGTATGTAATTTCTATgttatactataactattattatttaaatcataaaaatatatgccagtttaaatatgaaataatatgtcTCAAAAGGCAAACTTGAATAGGTGACaactatacacttataatatagttacacaaattatcaaaaattaacagatattcacattaaaataaataataaatcacttcttttaacatttttttgtataacagtacattttattgtatgctaaaatattgataattgatattatttaattttaattaattacaaactgGTAATTAAAGAGCAAAAGAAAAAACAGCTTACTTTAAATGTGTTGtcaaaaatttcatattttttaagtgagttGTATCTATGAAAATATTGGAAACagttactttaaatattattttatatatattagttttattttgtgcacggttaaattttaattcttttagaGATGTAAATCTTAgaactatgtatatttatatttgatttttagagAAAATACTGATGATCGAAGAGCTAAATTAAGAGAAGTAGAAGTAAAAGTCATGCAATATCAAGATGAATTAGAATCTGGCAAAAGAGCATTAAAAGGTGGATGGAATATATATCAACAAGTGGAACATTATAGACGTAAACTACTCAAAAAAGTTCAAAAGTCACCAGTAAGTTAATTGATTTCtgctaatttttatttcactaaaaATTTTAGTATAA is a genomic window of Rhopalosiphum padi isolate XX-2018 chromosome 4, ASM2088224v1, whole genome shotgun sequence containing:
- the LOC132929377 gene encoding U2 snRNP-associated SURP motif-containing protein isoform X2, which codes for MADSGQFKKYIAEQKLKAFSIGAMGKTQPSKKELNEQKKKEEEHAAAQAFEEFVATFQNEGKKNSKVWVKAGTYDAGKRQEDTREKGKLYKPQARGNADSDKADDLSRFMGERKNERMLTKKKKEGEKKKSNLELFKEELKMIQEEREERHKFKGVLQKTIEDPEIKNLIMVEPDEIKGSFDSGDPNTTNLYLGNLNPKITEAQLMEVFGKYGPLASIKIMWPRSDEEKARGRNCGFVAYMSRKDGERALKNLNGKDVMSYEMKMGWGKSVPIPPHPIFIPPALLAITLPPPLSGLPFNAQPILPQKEKKNHGRTRQDGGYFDRNQPVEKILPQTIIKVVIPTERNLLMLIHHMIEFVIREGPLFEAMIMNKELNNPMFQFLFDNCSPTHIYYRWKLFSMLQGDSTKEWRIDEFRMFKNGSIWRPPPMNPYTVGMPEELVPEEDLVTRTKGTLSVSQRERFEELIRNMTPERLKVAEVMVFCVEHSDAVEEICDCIQESLSNATTALHKKIARLYLISDVLHNCSLKVINATQFRRGFETRLIPIMEEALKTYKSLDSQSQADGFKHRIMQIFRAWEDWDIYPKEFLFRCQNTFLGLSINEIPQEIINSREELQYNTKSKSIDDSENIDGAPLSDTENLDNEDLDGIPLDGATLLKHAYDDTSPGDTDIDGIPLLDDDIGGAPLAGDSIGKNIKAAAFVPSRWETVDPHEAEEQAMTTSKWEMLERENKNYNSESIDQDSPDDDFNETRENTDDRRAKLREVEVKVMQYQDELESGKRALKGGWNIYQQVEHYRRKLLKKVQKSPEKELKLEKDKKDKDKINKRLSPDEDYRDGKKKKRSRSPSNSPAYSKWSSHSIRSDSSSPPSRKRPNSPQRNNKKTRISPIDSPRSLSRRRDRERDERHNYRHKRSHSRSPHRHHVHTPPTSMSHTSRKHKHKY
- the LOC132929377 gene encoding U2 snRNP-associated SURP motif-containing protein isoform X1 produces the protein MADSGQFKKYIAEQKLKAFSIGAMGKTQPSKKELNEQKKKEEEHAAAQAFEEFVATFQNEGKKNSKVWVKAGTYDAGKRQEDTREKGKLYKPQARGNADSDKADDLSRFMGERKNERMLTKKKKEGEKKKSNLELFKEELKMIQEEREERHKFKGVLQKTIEDPEIKSNLIMVEPDEIKGSFDSGDPNTTNLYLGNLNPKITEAQLMEVFGKYGPLASIKIMWPRSDEEKARGRNCGFVAYMSRKDGERALKNLNGKDVMSYEMKMGWGKSVPIPPHPIFIPPALLAITLPPPLSGLPFNAQPILPQKEKKNHGRTRQDGGYFDRNQPVEKILPQTIIKVVIPTERNLLMLIHHMIEFVIREGPLFEAMIMNKELNNPMFQFLFDNCSPTHIYYRWKLFSMLQGDSTKEWRIDEFRMFKNGSIWRPPPMNPYTVGMPEELVPEEDLVTRTKGTLSVSQRERFEELIRNMTPERLKVAEVMVFCVEHSDAVEEICDCIQESLSNATTALHKKIARLYLISDVLHNCSLKVINATQFRRGFETRLIPIMEEALKTYKSLDSQSQADGFKHRIMQIFRAWEDWDIYPKEFLFRCQNTFLGLSINEIPQEIINSREELQYNTKSKSIDDSENIDGAPLSDTENLDNEDLDGIPLDGATLLKHAYDDTSPGDTDIDGIPLLDDDIGGAPLAGDSIGKNIKAAAFVPSRWETVDPHEAEEQAMTTSKWEMLERENKNYNSESIDQDSPDDDFNETRENTDDRRAKLREVEVKVMQYQDELESGKRALKGGWNIYQQVEHYRRKLLKKVQKSPEKELKLEKDKKDKDKINKRLSPDEDYRDGKKKKRSRSPSNSPAYSKWSSHSIRSDSSSPPSRKRPNSPQRNNKKTRISPIDSPRSLSRRRDRERDERHNYRHKRSHSRSPHRHHVHTPPTSMSHTSRKHKHKY